The sequence below is a genomic window from Ferviditalea candida.
TTGCCGCTTCCCTATTCAGCGGACACGATCGATATTGCTCCGGGAGAAACCTACGACTTGCTGGTCAAAGGGCGGGACGGGGTTTGGCCGTGGCATGACCACAATTCGTTGGACGTAACGGATAAAGGGGTTTATCCGGGCGGCATGCTGATGCATATGCGCGGAGACGGCAATGACAAGTTTGATCCGAATCAAACCGCTCCGAGAATTCCGGTGGAAGGACATATTCATGACGATGATCCGCATGCCCTGATTTGGGACGGCGATCCGCAGTTTCTGCTTGAAAAAATGCAGTTGAACAGCGCCGATTGGAAAAAAGCTTCAGCCAAAGAAAAAGCACGCTTGCATCAGCAGAATACAGAATTCGGCAAGGCTCTCGACGGCAAATATGATAAAGCCGCCGGCAAATGGTCGTTTCCGGCACAACTGTCGTCAATCCGTTATTTGAACGGAGAACGCCCGGCACAGGATACGTCCGAAAACCACGCGAGCATGGACATGGGAAACACAAACACGAAGCAGGCGACTCCGGTCAGCTCGTCCCATATTGAATTGGATGCAATGCAGCCCCCGGTTATTACAAAGGATGCGGTGACTCCGCTTTCCGCTCCGGTTGAAGCAACAGCCTTCGATCCAGCGGCGCCTGCGCAGCCCGAAAAGGGGCAAGTAGTGGAGGTTCATCTGGCAGCGGAAAGAGCAATGATGGAAGTGGCGCCTGGCGACAAAAGAAAGGTCTGGACGTTCAACGGTCAGGTTCCGGCGCCCATCGTGCGGGTCAATCAAGGGGATACGGTGCGGATAACGCTGGAGAATAAGGATCCGGAAATGTCGCACGGACTTGACTTCCATGCCGGACAGATGGATATGGGCACATTTCATAAGCCTATTCTGCCGGGTGAAAGTGAAACCTTCGAATTTAAAGCGAATTATCCGGGCTTGTTCTACTACCATTGCAGCGCGGATCCGGTCATCATGCATATCGCCAACGGCATGTTCGGCGCCGTGATTGTTGACCCGCCGGGATATAAGCCTTCCGGCAAAGAGTATGTCGTCATTCAGAATGAATGGTATAAAGCCGGCGCAAGCGTTCAGGAACTGGTCGAAGGCAAACCGGTTGCCGTCGCTTTAAACGGTGTGGCCCAGCATTATCTTGAGCATCCGTTAACCGCTGCAGCAGGAGAAAATATCCGCTTTTATTTTGTCAATGCAGGGGTGAATGACTTTGCCGCTTGGCATGTGATCGGTGAAATTTTCGACAACGTCTATTTGGACGGAAATCCGAAAAATCTGCGTACAGGCGTACAAACCGTACTCGTGCCGCCGGGCGGAACGGTCGAAACCGATCTGAAAGCCGATGCAGGAACTTATCTTATGTTGACGCATCAAATGAATGACGCAACAAAAGGCGGATTGGGTTATTTGAAAGTCAATGCCAAATAAAGGAGACAGCCCCCCAGGGGGCTGTTCCTTCTCTCAAACGAAGCAGCAATCTGTGTGGATCGAATGGGGAAGTTAAAGCGTTTCTTTGTTTTTTTCAGCATGATGGGATTCTGTCTGATTCTACGCTGAGCCTTCCTAAATTATCTGACGGTATTTATACGGTTTCATATAGAGTCACATCGATTGACGGACATCA
It includes:
- a CDS encoding copper resistance protein CopC, with product MKETAPQGAVPSLKRSSNLCGSNGEVKAFLCFFQHDGILSDSTLSLPKLSDGIYTVSYRVTSIDGHQVTGSYWFAVGKVEQSRACTDILAKNGK
- a CDS encoding multicopper oxidase domain-containing protein, with amino-acid sequence MTKLLSAITAGLLLTSYGVLFDNPIPIEAQSALNPSVKQPLEPLWTVDDAVNEMRDEWIGGTVKKEEMTGEVRDFNFHIEEIDWEITPGVVVKAWAYGLEGQPATVPGPTIRVKKGDLVRIHIKNDTTQPHSLHSHGITGLDDLNDGVPHITGAYIMPNTEFTYEYVAKEAGTHWYHCHVQTSLHQDMGMYGALIVEDTEKPTWDKEFVQMVDEWDTNRGLANLTEKPNYNYFVVNGKSGMAVPDMYVKEGEIARVRLINAGFENHSLHLHGTHFVVIEKDGYQLPLPYSADTIDIAPGETYDLLVKGRDGVWPWHDHNSLDVTDKGVYPGGMLMHMRGDGNDKFDPNQTAPRIPVEGHIHDDDPHALIWDGDPQFLLEKMQLNSADWKKASAKEKARLHQQNTEFGKALDGKYDKAAGKWSFPAQLSSIRYLNGERPAQDTSENHASMDMGNTNTKQATPVSSSHIELDAMQPPVITKDAVTPLSAPVEATAFDPAAPAQPEKGQVVEVHLAAERAMMEVAPGDKRKVWTFNGQVPAPIVRVNQGDTVRITLENKDPEMSHGLDFHAGQMDMGTFHKPILPGESETFEFKANYPGLFYYHCSADPVIMHIANGMFGAVIVDPPGYKPSGKEYVVIQNEWYKAGASVQELVEGKPVAVALNGVAQHYLEHPLTAAAGENIRFYFVNAGVNDFAAWHVIGEIFDNVYLDGNPKNLRTGVQTVLVPPGGTVETDLKADAGTYLMLTHQMNDATKGGLGYLKVNAK